TTTTCTGTCCAGAATTCTAATGGAAGCCCTGGAAAAGAAACCCACACGGAAGCATGAGATGATCTTTGTTTTTCAGCATCAAAACCAGGAAACCATTCAATTAGGGGTTAGCTTTTGAGGCCTAAAAAACCAAGCTTCAGCATTCAAAAGCTTTTCTTTTGCTGTTTGGGATTGTAACTTGATGGTGAAGAAACCTCTACTCATAGGAATTATCTGAACCGCACCTTGACCTAGCTGCCATTGATGTTCCAAATCATCCTTCACCTCTTGGAAAGTAATTCCTTTGAAATCTAAACGTCCAATAagactgaatttccaaatatcacaaccTTCCAAATAGAAAGATTCAGGTAAAACAATCGCTGGTTTGCCTTCTTTTAACGTTGGCAATGGTAAAGAACTGAGATCCATAGATGTTGTTGGAAGCTGTTGCTTCCCCTTCACCTGATCAGCATAAGTACGAGACCTAACATGAGACGCATGAGAAGCATCTCCCATCTCAAATCACCCGTAGATGATTGAGGAggaccaaaaaaattgaaaagtttgaaaacccaaaaccctaaggaAAAATCGTTTCAGAGCCAAGAGAGAGAAAAAGTTGGAAGTTTTTTCAGcttaaggcttctaacctaacattccactacctaacagtccactaaagcttcatctgagcctagctatacacatacacatgtgagctcacaaaacagcaacaaaaaaaaacatttactaaacagagaactacaaactaacatgtgaactagaatgaaatgtgaattaaaacataaaacaaactgaattgaaacaagataaactaaaactgaatttggaattaaaattgaaaattaaaattaaatctacaaatacaaaacagggaagaaaaatctacccaagaggaactggctagtccagccctcatggggatacactggctagtccagagatatccttcatcctctacaccatgagctatttatacttcaaaagccccaataatttacaaaccctaaaattaaaattaggtattttcaattccgaaattgctcaccaaatccgctgaattggtggtgacccatgcctcttctcttctctctcgatccttctctgccctcaatttcaatctatagcctcatctatttcatcaactcttcacgcctaggattccagcgagaaaaaggggtgatgggctgatgtaatagatggctagagagtagggggatgtataggtgattgagacagaggagttggtggtagagatggtggtgacaggagcgatggatgatggagttgcagtcgggaaaggtggtagcaggtcgggagaaagaagaagaaagaaggaggagaaatgatttgggttagggttctctcttttggggtatagggtaattaatgtttgggtgtgaggcagtttcatcaaatttcgatgtcttgcgatgcttagccgtggggtgtggagatgaagattgatctaacggctaaaagtgaagaggctggcagcgaccgttggatgcagatttacaacgaaactaacggcgccagatggagttaggtgctgtagtgttagacaggagcttccgatttcgatgaacgatgatgaagcgaccattggatgatgagatggatccaatccgacggctgaagatggaggcgggtttggatataggaaatgggtttgggtgagggttttgggccttgggtatgacaAGCccattctttaagaacaattcttcctcttcaagaccattcctagcctcttggttttgtgcacaacgttcttcgcggcttccttgcgtaactcctcccggcttttcacaaCTTTTCTGCtatattccgctccgcaattcatccaaactttatttattacctaaaaatataaaattaagtaagaaaaatatttattcttgaaaacaatgaaaatacagaatatgggataaaatgtagaattaatgcacaaaggatgagttaaatgccaacaaaaagggataaatatatgcactttttagcactcatcaaaccaAAGTTCAGATCGCACAACCAAATTTGCTACCAGCCACAAATCCCTAACAATGCCACTTTGAAGCCTAGCTCCATTGTAAGACGTGATCAAATCATAATAAGGTTTTATATTGAAAATACCTGCTATCCAGTTCCAAGCTTTTTGCGCAAAACTACAGCTCCAGAGGACGTGCTGAAGTGTCTCCTCTTCAATTTGACAAACGCTGCACCTAGAAGCCAATTGAATCTTAAACCTGCTGCGAactttatcaagagttgcacacgcTCCCCGAACAAACTTCCAATtctgagccgccaaagaaggatgcacaACTTTCCTCCACAATAGCGAAGCTTCTTTCATAGTAGGGAACTTCTTTCTAATCAATTCTCTAGCTGACTTAACTGAAAACACACCCTTCATATCAGGCATCCAAATCCTCTTGTCCCTCCCACTACAAAGCGTTGGCAAATTCTCCATAACCACACCAGCACATACAAGATCTTGCAAGTGAGCTCCTTGCAACAGCCAATTACCATGTGAAATAATATCACAAACCCGACCTGATCTGTCCAAGTCTGAACGATTAAGAACACTTGCCAAAGTCTCACTTCCATACCACACATCATAGAAAAGAGACGTATTCCTACCATCTCCAATGATGCATTTTGTATTATTCACAacttccttatgaacccaacaaattccaggaagaatagaagattttacACCAGCCATCTTGAGACGCCCATCCCTGCAAGTGAATTTAGACTCCAAAAAACGAGCCTACTTCTTAGAAGAAGATTTAATAGACCACCAAAGCTTCATAAGCAAAGCCTTGTTCATAGTTTTTAAACTAGTGATTCCAAGACCACCCTCCTCCACAGGACTGCACAGTTTATCAAAACCAAccacaaaagctctagaaagatttgAATCACCCGACCAAAGGAAATTACGGATCACACGCTCACTTTGCTGAATGAATTTCACCGGCCACTTATACACAGacatattatgaatggaataactcgaaagaacatttttaactagaacaactctgtcttgaaaagaaagcatcttacctttcagaaccgaaagttgctcTTTAAACTTATCCACCACATTgctaatatgatgatatctcacCGCACCAGGCATAACTTTCACCCCCAAATAACGATCAGGAAAATGCGTAACTTCCATCCCTAGAAAAGCAGCAATGGTTTGACGTCTACTCAAAGAGCCACCACCAAAGTAAATTTTGCTCTTCTCTCTACAAACACGCTGACCTGAAGCTTGCTGATAAGAATCAAGCAACTTCACCAAACTTCTCaagctcttcatatttcccttgcaaaaaatcataatatcatcagcaaagaataaatgagttggagcaataccattaCGCCTAACCAGGTGAGACATATCCTTGTTTTGAAAAAGTTTTGTGAtgtttctactaagaacatcctcaatcaaaacaaaaataagaggcgaaagaggatccccctgacgcaaccctctattaattttgaaaaaacctTCCGGGCTACCATTGAGCAGAATAGATATGCGCGCTGACTCCAGAATTTTCTGAATCCACAAACACCAATCCTCAGAAAAACCATATCTTCTAAACACCTCCATAATGAAAGACCAATTaacagtatcaaaagcttgagaaatatcaagcttcaggcctaaattaccatccttccttttga
The sequence above is a segment of the Papaver somniferum cultivar HN1 unplaced genomic scaffold, ASM357369v1 unplaced-scaffold_104, whole genome shotgun sequence genome. Coding sequences within it:
- the LOC113327582 gene encoding uncharacterized protein LOC113327582; the protein is MAGVKSSILPGICWVHKEVVNNTKCIIGDGRNTSLFYDVWYGSETLASVLNRSDLDRSGRVCDIISHGNWLLQGAHLQDLVCAGVVMENLPTLCSGRDKRIWMPDMKGVFSVKSARELIRKKFPTMKEASLLWRKVVHPSLAAQNWKFVRGACATLDKVRSRFKIQLASRCSVCQIEEETLQHVLWSCSFAQKAWNWIAGIFNIKPYYDLITSYNGARLQSGIVRDLWLVANLVVRSELWFDEC